The DNA sequence AAATAATCAATCCTCCATTTTTTACATGTGTAAAATGTCTATAGCATTTCCGGTATTACTGCATCGACCCACGCGCTCAATCGCTCCGACGCGGCATTCGCTGTCTCCACGACACCTTCATGGGAGTGCTTTTCCTTCCGTATCCCTGTTGCCATGTTTGTCACGCAGGATATCCCCAGCACCTTCATTCCAAGGTAGTTTGCCATTATTGTTTCCGGAACCGTAGACATTCCAACAGCGTCGGCACCCATGGCGTCAAGCATGCGGATTTCGGCAGCCGTTTCATAGTATGGCCCTGTCACACCGGCATAAACGCCTTTTTCATACTCAATCCCCAGTTTTTCGGCCATTCCCTCCGCCAGGGTAATCAGCCCCCTATCATAGGGCTCGGACATGTCCGGAAAACGCGTCCCGAAGCGCTCGTCGTTTTTCCCAATAAGCGGATTATCCTTAAACATATTTATGAAGTCCTCTATTATCATCAGCGTACCAGGCTTGAAGCCTCTATTTATTCCTCCGCAAGCGTTCGTCACTATTAAAGCCTCGACACCCAAAGCCTTCATTATATAGATGGGATATACAACCTCCTTCATGGAGTACCCCTCATAGAAGTGGAATCTTCCCTTCATGGCAAGAATGTCTGTATTTCCGACCCTGCCAAAAATCAATTTTCCATCGTGCCCCTTTACGGTCGAAACCGGAAAATGTGGAATATCTGTGTATTCAATCTCAAACGGCTCCTTGATCGATTCTCCAAAGCCGCCGAGCCCTGAACCCAGTATTACTCCAATCTTGGGTTTGCTGCCGGTTTTGCCTTCTATATGCATTTTAGATTCTTTAACTTTCTCAAATAAATTCTCCATGCCGTCCTCCCTATTTAATTATCATTTTGTTAATAACTATATTATATTAGTTATTATGTCTGCACTGCAAATAAACAATATTTTATTTTTGTTGACAAAAAATCAAATTGCGGCTATACTGTATATATCTTATATATACAGTATAGCTATAGGGAGTCTTTTTATGAACATAATAATTGCAAATTCGAGCAAAGACCCGATCTACCTTCAAATATCTACCCAGTTGAAGGAGGAGATTCTTAAAGGGGAATTGACCCAGGGAGACGCGCTTCCATCGATTCGAAGCCTTGCAAAGGATCTAAGAATAAGCGTGATAACGACAAAACGCGCCTATGAGGAATTGGAAAGGGATGGATTCATAGATACCGTTCCGGGAAAGGGCTCCTTTGTCGCTGGCCAGAACCAGGAATTGCTTTTCGAGCAGCGTTTAAGGGAAATAGAAGGCAAGCTTTCGGTTCTATTGGATGAGGCTCGAATCATCGGCCTCTCTTCAAAAGATTTATCAGAAATGATGTCAATAATCGAGGAGGATTAATATGGAAAACATCCTAGAGGTAAAAAACCTGACCAAGACATATGACAGCTTCAAACTTGACAATCTGTCCTTTTCTTTAAAGAAGGGATATATCATGGGCTTCATAGGTCCCAACGGCGCCGGAAAAAGCACAACCATAAAACTCATAATGAATCTTGTAAAAAAAGACTCGGGAACCATAGAACTTTTCGGCAAAGATTATCAAAAATACGAAAAATCAGTAAAGGAACGCATCGGTTTCATTTATGACCAGAATCACTATTATGATGATTTAACCATAGCAAGAATGAAACGCATCATAGCTCCATATTATCCGGCATGGAATGAAACTATATTCAATGGCTATATTAAACGTTTCAACTTGAATCCGAACAAAAAAATCAAGGAATTGTCCCGGGGAATGAAAACGAAGTTCTCGCTTGCCATCGCCCTCTCCCACGGTGCCGAACTCATCATCATGGACGAGCCTACATCGGGTCTGGATCCTATCTTTCGAAGCGAAATTCTCGACATACTTTCAGAAATCATAGAAGAAGGAAATTGCTCGGTTTTATTTTCTTCCCATATAACGCAGGACCTCGAACGCGCCGCAGACTACATAACATTCATAAATGAAGGCAAACTGATTTTCAGCAAAGAAAAGGATGCTATTTTAGAAGACTATGCATTAATCAAGGGTCCGAACGATTTGCTTAAAGATCCACATGCCTTCAAAGGCCTTGTAGGTTACAGGCGCGGCAAGTACGGCTTCTCGGCACTTTTCGAAAAAACACATGCTTTGGATGATTTAGACCGCGAAAAAATAGTTATTGAAAGACCCAACATAGACGACATAATGCTTTACACTGTAAGGGGGAATTCAAATGATTAACCTTTTGATAAAAGATTTCATGCTGCTCCGAAAGAACCTCTGGATTTTGATCGTCTACAGCTTCATGATTTTCTTCATATTTTCAAAAACAGATACTACGCCTCAGATGATTTATGTTATGGGCATAACAATGATTTCATATATTCTACTTATGTACAGCTCGGCCTATGACGACTTGAACAAGAGCGACATGATGCTCAACAGCCTTCCCCTTAAGAGACGGGACATTGTAGCAGAAAGATATCTTTCCCTTTTTGTCTTCATTGCCTCAACTGCAATTATCATGTCATTAAGCGGCTTAATCATGATAAGCATAGGAATTGTCAACAATTTGCGGTTAGTCCGTCTTGATGACGTTGCAATTGCAACCTGCTCAGTATGTTTTATCGTTTTCCTTTATCTTCCTGTCTATTTCAAGCTAGGCTCCATTAAAGCAAAACTATTCAATTTCGCCATCATCTTTTTGGTATTCATGATTCCCACATTCCTGAGCAAAGTATTCTTGAACGGGAACACTCCAACTTTTCTTGAAAATCTAAAATATGTCACCGAGATACAAGCCATACTATTTATGGGAATCACAGTCACACTTT is a window from the Peptostreptococcaceae bacterium genome containing:
- a CDS encoding ABC-2 transporter permease, whose product is MINLLIKDFMLLRKNLWILIVYSFMIFFIFSKTDTTPQMIYVMGITMISYILLMYSSAYDDLNKSDMMLNSLPLKRRDIVAERYLSLFVFIASTAIIMSLSGLIMISIGIVNNLRLVRLDDVAIATCSVCFIVFLYLPVYFKLGSIKAKLFNFAIIFLVFMIPTFLSKVFLNGNTPTFLENLKYVTEIQAILFMGITVTLLGIASFMLSNRFYNKREF
- a CDS encoding ABC transporter ATP-binding protein: MENILEVKNLTKTYDSFKLDNLSFSLKKGYIMGFIGPNGAGKSTTIKLIMNLVKKDSGTIELFGKDYQKYEKSVKERIGFIYDQNHYYDDLTIARMKRIIAPYYPAWNETIFNGYIKRFNLNPNKKIKELSRGMKTKFSLAIALSHGAELIIMDEPTSGLDPIFRSEILDILSEIIEEGNCSVLFSSHITQDLERAADYITFINEGKLIFSKEKDAILEDYALIKGPNDLLKDPHAFKGLVGYRRGKYGFSALFEKTHALDDLDREKIVIERPNIDDIMLYTVRGNSND
- a CDS encoding purine-nucleoside phosphorylase; this translates as MENLFEKVKESKMHIEGKTGSKPKIGVILGSGLGGFGESIKEPFEIEYTDIPHFPVSTVKGHDGKLIFGRVGNTDILAMKGRFHFYEGYSMKEVVYPIYIMKALGVEALIVTNACGGINRGFKPGTLMIIEDFINMFKDNPLIGKNDERFGTRFPDMSEPYDRGLITLAEGMAEKLGIEYEKGVYAGVTGPYYETAAEIRMLDAMGADAVGMSTVPETIMANYLGMKVLGISCVTNMATGIRKEKHSHEGVVETANAASERLSAWVDAVIPEML
- a CDS encoding GntR family transcriptional regulator, which codes for MNIIIANSSKDPIYLQISTQLKEEILKGELTQGDALPSIRSLAKDLRISVITTKRAYEELERDGFIDTVPGKGSFVAGQNQELLFEQRLREIEGKLSVLLDEARIIGLSSKDLSEMMSIIEED